One stretch of Lentimicrobiaceae bacterium DNA includes these proteins:
- a CDS encoding lamin tail domain-containing protein, translated as MKKILFCLFFLPITALAQMADNFSDGNFSGNPAWNGTTANFEINSSKQLHLSTSMSGISYLSTQNALLDSTEWQCWIRLAFDPSANNFARIYLVSDNADVTAPLNGYFLQLGEAGSNDAIELFRQNGAQLTSVCRGKEGEIANSFAIRVKVTRKHNGFWEIFADSAGGFNFAQQAAGTDNTLATATFFGILCQYTGSNSTKFYFDDFLIRNIEIDTSPPEITLVNAISSNQLDIYFNETVEETSAANCLNYSAGMESGNPSFAELEGNALIHLTFATSFLEDKEYQLTIKNIEDMAGNHMSEVIKSFTWHCFKSFDLVINEIMADPSPPVGLPEWEYLEIYNCTLFPVHLKNWTLLTGTSQHKFPDIIIKPLEFLIVADNDAQAELESFGKFVGFSNFTLTNTGSVLVLRNPQGEIMHYIGYTDGWYTDNTKNEGGWALEQIDTQNPCGEAANWKASVDPSGGTPGRVNSVLADNPDSQPPYLKNIIICDSVHIQIVFSEEMDSISVSSPSKFRIDNGIGQPLEVIPVAPGFYSAILLLEQPIIENIIYTLLVNDTLQDCAKNSMVIMSSRKFALPEAAVENDLVINEILFNPKDNGVDFVEIYNRSGKIIDLSGLTLSSSDSISGTLESVCPLTEISYLFFPEEYMVLTTNPQEVKEQYETTNPDAFLAMESFPPCNNDEGIVVIATTGQEIIDKFHYTKEMHYALLNSVEGVSLERISPERGTNDVTNWHSASQKSGFATPGYTNSQFVPEIAYKNAITLSPEIFSPDNDGYNDVLNIGYTLDEPGFTTNITIYDAAGHLVRYLVKNELLGTSGSFSWDGINEDGEKALIGIYIVYVEVFNLKGKVQHYKKTAVLGGKI; from the coding sequence ATGAAAAAAATTTTGTTTTGCTTATTTTTCCTGCCAATCACCGCTTTAGCCCAAATGGCAGACAACTTCTCCGATGGTAATTTTTCTGGCAATCCTGCCTGGAACGGAACCACTGCAAATTTTGAAATAAACAGCAGTAAACAATTACATCTAAGCACCTCTATGTCAGGAATATCTTATCTTTCTACACAAAATGCCCTCCTGGATAGTACCGAATGGCAATGCTGGATAAGATTAGCCTTTGATCCGTCTGCCAATAATTTTGCCCGGATTTATCTCGTTTCCGACAATGCAGATGTAACTGCCCCACTGAACGGATACTTTCTTCAACTTGGCGAAGCCGGCTCCAATGATGCCATAGAACTTTTTCGTCAAAACGGAGCCCAGCTTACATCTGTTTGCCGCGGGAAAGAAGGTGAAATAGCAAATTCGTTCGCAATCAGGGTAAAAGTTACCCGGAAACACAACGGGTTTTGGGAAATTTTTGCCGATTCTGCCGGAGGATTCAATTTTGCACAACAGGCAGCCGGAACAGACAATACATTAGCTACCGCTACATTTTTCGGAATTTTGTGCCAATATACCGGCAGCAACAGCACAAAATTTTATTTCGATGATTTTTTAATTAGAAATATTGAAATAGACACTTCTCCTCCGGAGATAACTTTAGTAAATGCAATATCATCCAATCAATTAGATATATATTTTAACGAAACAGTTGAAGAAACATCTGCTGCAAACTGCCTGAATTATTCTGCCGGAATGGAGTCCGGAAACCCTTCTTTTGCGGAATTGGAAGGAAATGCCTTGATTCATTTAACATTTGCTACTTCTTTTTTGGAAGATAAAGAATATCAATTAACTATAAAAAATATTGAAGACATGGCTGGAAATCACATGTCGGAAGTGATAAAAAGTTTTACCTGGCACTGTTTTAAATCTTTTGATCTGGTAATAAACGAGATAATGGCAGACCCTTCGCCACCGGTGGGCTTGCCTGAATGGGAATATCTTGAAATTTATAACTGTACTTTGTTTCCGGTACATCTGAAAAATTGGACACTTTTAACAGGTACGTCTCAGCACAAATTCCCCGATATCATTATTAAACCTTTGGAATTTCTTATTGTTGCAGATAATGATGCCCAAGCTGAACTCGAATCCTTCGGGAAATTTGTGGGTTTTTCAAACTTTACCCTTACCAATACCGGCTCTGTTCTTGTGCTCCGGAATCCGCAGGGGGAAATAATGCATTACATCGGCTATACTGACGGCTGGTATACCGACAATACCAAAAACGAGGGAGGTTGGGCACTGGAACAGATAGACACCCAAAATCCCTGTGGAGAAGCTGCCAACTGGAAAGCTTCAGTTGACCCTTCCGGAGGTACGCCCGGAAGAGTAAATTCTGTCCTGGCAGACAATCCTGACAGCCAGCCGCCATACCTAAAAAACATTATTATCTGCGATTCAGTTCATATTCAGATAGTTTTTAGTGAAGAAATGGATAGTATTTCAGTGAGCAGTCCTTCAAAATTCAGGATTGATAACGGCATCGGGCAACCTTTGGAGGTTATTCCTGTTGCTCCTGGTTTTTATTCTGCGATTTTGCTTTTGGAACAACCTATTATAGAGAATATTATCTATACTTTACTGGTTAATGATACTTTACAAGATTGTGCCAAAAATAGCATGGTGATAATGAGCAGTCGCAAATTTGCCCTACCCGAAGCTGCTGTAGAAAATGATTTGGTTATCAATGAAATACTTTTTAACCCCAAAGATAATGGAGTTGATTTTGTGGAAATTTATAACCGTTCTGGCAAAATCATAGATTTATCTGGGCTAACGCTTTCTTCTTCCGATAGCATTTCCGGTACCTTGGAATCTGTTTGCCCGTTAACGGAAATCAGCTACCTATTTTTCCCAGAGGAATATATGGTATTGACTACTAATCCGCAAGAAGTGAAAGAACAGTATGAAACAACCAATCCGGACGCATTTCTTGCGATGGAATCTTTTCCGCCCTGTAATAATGATGAAGGCATAGTGGTGATTGCAACAACCGGACAGGAAATCATTGATAAATTTCATTATACCAAAGAAATGCATTATGCCTTACTGAACAGCGTGGAAGGTGTTTCGCTCGAACGTATCAGTCCGGAAAGGGGAACCAACGATGTTACCAATTGGCATTCTGCTTCTCAAAAATCCGGGTTTGCAACCCCGGGATATACAAACTCACAGTTTGTTCCCGAAATAGCTTACAAAAATGCCATTACCCTTTCTCCGGAAATATTTTCACCCGATAATGACGGCTACAATGATGTTTTAAATATTGGTTATACGTTGGATGAACCCGGATTTACCACCAATATTACCATTTACGATGCAGCCGGACATCTGGTTCGTTATCTGGTAAAAAATGAACTGCTGGGAACCTCCGGCAGCTTTTCGTGGGATGGCATTAATGAAGATGGAGAAAAGGCACTTATCGGGATTTACATAGTGTATGTAGAAGTATTTAACCTTAAAGGTAAAGTGCAGCACTACAAAAAAACGGCAGTGCTTGGTGGTAAAATTTAA
- a CDS encoding ComF family protein, whose amino-acid sequence QACGATLFKTEEVICTFCNYHLPRTNFHLEQDNWVSRTFWGRTDVFSATALFYFNKGGKVQHLIHRLKYNGEKEIGIFLGKQYGYDLQKSPFFNSVKVVLPVPLHSKKEKKRGYNQSEMFAIGLAQTMQIELVKNNLIKTMATESQTRKSRFKRWENVKEIFVVKDAEKLEGKHVLLVDDVITTGATIESCANTLLKVPGIRVSVAAIAFTQH is encoded by the coding sequence CAGGCTTGCGGAGCTACGTTGTTTAAAACGGAAGAAGTAATTTGTACATTTTGCAATTACCATTTACCCCGGACAAATTTTCACCTCGAACAGGATAACTGGGTTTCCCGAACTTTTTGGGGCAGGACGGATGTGTTCTCAGCAACAGCTTTGTTTTATTTCAATAAAGGAGGAAAAGTGCAGCACCTGATTCATCGCCTGAAATACAACGGAGAAAAGGAAATAGGGATTTTTTTAGGAAAGCAATACGGATACGACCTGCAGAAAAGTCCGTTTTTCAATTCGGTGAAAGTCGTTTTGCCTGTTCCGCTACATTCCAAAAAGGAAAAGAAGAGGGGTTACAACCAAAGTGAAATGTTTGCCATAGGTTTGGCACAAACCATGCAAATTGAACTGGTAAAGAACAATCTTATAAAAACGATGGCTACGGAGTCGCAGACCCGGAAAAGCCGTTTTAAACGATGGGAGAACGTTAAGGAAATTTTTGTGGTGAAAGATGCTGAGAAGCTGGAAGGGAAACATGTCCTGTTGGTAGATGATGTAATTACCACCGGAGCTACTATAGAATCCTGTGCCAATACTTTACTGAAAGTTCCGGGAATTAGGGTTAGCGTTGCAGCCATAGCTTTTACCCAACATTAA
- a CDS encoding aspartate-semialdehyde dehydrogenase, whose translation MKIAIVGATGLVGTVMMKVFEERKYIQNIDNIEFLLVASAKSAGKELMFNGRKYKVIGLEEAVASHPQIAVFSAGASTSKEWAPRFAENGTWVIDNSSAWRMDENIALVIPEINASAISPRHKIIANPNCSTAQLVMVLAPLHRKYKIKRLVVSTYQSVTGTGVKAVQQMENERMGITGEMAYPYSIDLNLFPHGGAFLPNGYTMEEIKLATETRKILSDDTIRVTSTVVRVPVKGGHSEAVNIEFENDFDVTEVRNLLENTQGVVVQDDPSSNLYPMPKYTEGKDEVFVGRIRRDISNPNTLDLWIVADNLRKGAATNAIQIAAYLINKKWI comes from the coding sequence ATGAAAATAGCAATAGTAGGTGCTACAGGATTAGTTGGCACAGTGATGATGAAAGTTTTTGAAGAACGTAAATACATACAAAATATTGATAATATTGAGTTTTTGTTGGTTGCATCGGCAAAATCGGCAGGTAAAGAGCTTATGTTTAACGGCAGAAAATACAAAGTAATCGGTCTTGAGGAAGCTGTTGCCAGTCATCCACAAATTGCTGTTTTTTCCGCTGGGGCTTCCACCTCAAAAGAATGGGCTCCGCGATTTGCGGAGAACGGTACCTGGGTAATTGATAATTCTTCCGCCTGGCGGATGGATGAAAACATAGCTTTGGTTATCCCTGAAATAAATGCTTCAGCGATTTCTCCACGGCATAAAATAATTGCAAACCCCAATTGTTCTACTGCCCAACTGGTTATGGTACTTGCCCCGCTTCACCGAAAATATAAAATCAAACGTTTGGTGGTTTCCACCTATCAGTCGGTTACCGGAACCGGAGTGAAGGCTGTACAGCAGATGGAAAATGAAAGAATGGGAATTACGGGAGAAATGGCTTACCCCTATTCTATTGATTTAAACCTTTTTCCTCATGGAGGTGCTTTTTTACCAAATGGATATACCATGGAGGAAATAAAATTAGCAACTGAAACAAGAAAAATTTTAAGCGATGATACTATTCGGGTAACATCCACTGTAGTAAGAGTCCCGGTAAAAGGTGGTCATTCGGAAGCTGTAAATATTGAATTTGAGAATGATTTTGATGTAACAGAAGTAAGAAATTTATTGGAGAATACCCAAGGGGTAGTGGTCCAGGATGATCCTTCTTCAAACCTGTATCCCATGCCAAAATATACCGAAGGAAAAGATGAGGTTTTTGTGGGAAGAATCCGCAGGGATATTTCAAATCCCAACACGCTTGATTTGTGGATTGTAGCCGATAACCTCCGCAAGGGAGCCGCCACAAATGCCATACAGATTGCAGCTTATCTGATAAATAAAAAGTGGATTTAA